From Paenibacillus sp. FSL H8-0537:
ACGGCTTGTCCGGTGTCCCAAATGAAGATGCGATTACCTCTATTTTTTATCAGCTTGTTGATTTGACGGGCGGTACGAAAATGGTGGCCATGACGGAGAACGACACCGTCCCAAGCGTAATGAATCTGACAGAGGAGAAAGCGGGATGGCTCTACTTCTGCCCTTGGTATGGTGAACATCTCATGAGTTCTGCCTTCAATTACCCAGCCACCTTAACAACACTGTACCAAAGCAACTATGTCATTACGCTCGATGAGCTGCCCAATTTAAAGGTTGAAAATCCCACTCCAAACGCGTCTATCACACCTGCAACCGTCGACTTTGACAAGTATGCACCCAATCAAACCGACCCAGCTATAACCGTGAATTCAAAGGGCAATACGTTAATCGCTCTCCGGGCAGGCGCCAATGTCTTGTCAGCGACTCAGGATTATACCTTGAGCGGAAATACGCTGCTGCTGAAAAAAGCATTCCTGGCGACACTGCCGATTGGCGAGCATTCGATTGTTTTTGATTTTAATCAAGGACAAGATCCCGTATTAAAAGTCAAAATTGTTGATACAACACCGAGCGCGTCCATTGCACCCGTGAGCGCGGCATTTGATAAAGCGGCAGCTCTAGCGAAGGATATTATCGTAGCCCTTACCTTAAACGGACACCAGCTTGTAAGTATCTCAAATGGAAATGCTACACTTCTATCGGGCCAGGATTATACGGCATCAAGCGCTGGTGTCGTTCTGAGCAAAGCTTATCTTTCCACGCTGCCGCTGGGCCAGAATGTCATAACCTTTCATTTCAGCGGAGGAAATAAAGCTGTATTAACGCTTAATGTTGTGGACAGCGATGTTCCCGCACCCACGGGAGACCTGACGGTCCAAGCCTTTAACGGCAATACGAGTGCCTCCACCAGCGGAATTTCACCCAAATTCAAAGTCATTAACACCGGTGATGCAGCCATTCAGCTCAGTGATGTGCTGCTCCGGTATTATTATACGATTGACGGGGAGAGTGATCAGAGTTTCTGGATCGACTGGGCCAGTATCGGAAATGCGAATGTAACCGGCAAATTCGTCAAACTGGCGACTTCGGTTGAGGGTGCCGATTATGCTTTGGAAATTGGCTTCACGACTTCGGCTGGAACGCTGAATCCCGGCCAGAGCGCAGAAATTCAAGCACGCTTCTCCAAAGCCGACTGGTCCAATTACAACCAAGTGGGCGATTACTCATTCAAGGCATCCAGCAGTCAGTTCGTAAACAATGAACAGGTTACCAGCTATATGAATGGTCAGCTTGTATGGGGGATTGAGCCGTAAGCAGGTAACAAAAGGGTTGGATCGGGGGTATCCCTGATCGAGCCCTTTTTGTTGTGTTAGGGAAGGTACTATGCGCTTCCACCAATCAATACCAATCAATTTCTACACACGAATCGGTCAGGGGTCATTTTTTTGGTTTTAGTCCACCGTTTCACCTTGTGAAAAATGGGCTTTCTTTATTTTGAACAGCTAATATTTAATTTATCTGCTTATGGAAAGAGCTTTCATCGGTTATGGTTACATTGTAAATCGAATCGTGCGAGGAGAGATGAAACGATGCCAGTAACAGGAGGAAAAAAAGCAGCTTTCCGTAAATGGACAGCCGTTGCTTTAACCGCTTCTATGCTCATCACCATGATGCCGCTTGCTGCATATGCCGGCGACACATGGCCATTCAAGGGGGAAAGCGCACACGGCAGCAATCAGCCAAGCGTCCACGGCTACACGAGTGGCCAAATTGCGAATTGGAGCCCGGCAACAGACCCGGATGCGGAGAAGCTGCGGTCGAAGGTGCCGCTGCAAAACCGGATTTTGCCGTTTGCCAGCACACAGGCAAAGCCCACGCTGAATGCCAATGTAAAGATGATGAACGTCGCAGGCGATTATGGCAATGCTTTTATCGAAAATGCGCCCTATACCAACAAGTTTGCCCAGTATCATTTCAACTTCTGGCAATACATCGATTATTATTCTTATTGGCACGGAACTGCAAGCGCTTACACGCCGCCCGAATATTATGATGATTTGGCCCAATCCAACTGGCAGCAAAAATGGTTTGAATTCGGCATGCTGAACATTCCTAATCCAACGTATACCGATGCCGCGCACAAAAACGGCGTCCTCTCCCTCGCTGGCGTTTTTTTCTCCAACAATGACCGCGGCCAGCAAACCTACAAGCAAATGCTTGTCAAAGACAGCAGCGGAAATTTTCCAGTCGCCCAAAAAATGATTGAAATGGCCGATTATTTTGGCTACGACGGCTATTTTATGAACCAGGAGGAATTGTCGCCCAACGTTGCGACAGCGGACATTCCAGCGTATATCGCCTTTCTGAAGGTGCTGCAAAGCGGCGGCCTTTATGTGCAATGGTATGACTCGCTTAATACCGCGACAGGGGCAAATACGTTTGCCCGAACGTTCAATAATAACAATATTTCGATGCTGCATGACAAAGTGAATCACCAAACGGTCACAAATTCCTTTTTCTTTGACTACGGGGTTGGCAATACGCAAATTAACAGCGCGAACTCTTATTTGACCAGCTACAATGCCGCAAATGGTACAGCCTATACGATTTTTGATATCGGCTTTGCCGGTTTGGAGGCAGGAAGAGACCGTTTTGCGTCTGTACAAGGGACGGCTCTTTCGA
This genomic window contains:
- a CDS encoding glycosyl hydrolase, translating into MKNSLKKASAIMLAFALLLGLMTAPPVHADNALFTIESENAQLTSDLQVTTQIYGQQKPGYSGSGFVWMQNSGTITFTVTVPETGMYTISTRYMQELSPDGRLQSLTVNGVTKGSYRLPYTTNWSDFDFGYHKLNQGSNTIQLKAGWGFAYFDTFTVDYAALDPLNVEPVLADSGATPETQLLMNYLTEVYGNHMLSGQQEIYGGGNDGNSELEFDWIHNLTGKYPAIRGFDFLNYNPLYGWEDGTTARMIDWVNNRGGIATSSWHITVPRNFTAYQLGEFVDWKEATYKPTETNFNTASAVIPGTKEYQYVMMAIEDLAEQLEILQNNDVPVIFRPFHEAEGNGGLNGEGAWFWWASAGAEVYKQLWDLIYTELTETYDLHNLIWTYNSYVYSTSPAWYPGGDQVDIIGYDKYNTIYNRYDGLSGVPNEDAITSIFYQLVDLTGGTKMVAMTENDTVPSVMNLTEEKAGWLYFCPWYGEHLMSSAFNYPATLTTLYQSNYVITLDELPNLKVENPTPNASITPATVDFDKYAPNQTDPAITVNSKGNTLIALRAGANVLSATQDYTLSGNTLLLKKAFLATLPIGEHSIVFDFNQGQDPVLKVKIVDTTPSASIAPVSAAFDKAAALAKDIIVALTLNGHQLVSISNGNATLLSGQDYTASSAGVVLSKAYLSTLPLGQNVITFHFSGGNKAVLTLNVVDSDVPAPTGDLTVQAFNGNTSASTSGISPKFKVINTGDAAIQLSDVLLRYYYTIDGESDQSFWIDWASIGNANVTGKFVKLATSVEGADYALEIGFTTSAGTLNPGQSAEIQARFSKADWSNYNQVGDYSFKASSSQFVNNEQVTSYMNGQLVWGIEP